One genomic region from Flammeovirga agarivorans encodes:
- a CDS encoding DUF1254 domain-containing protein gives MKLKSVQLLGASLLLQMSASSIYAQTPLSKASLKGDEIIETVYGDIELENNFINKGSEELFDAMDFQRASQAYIWSTPIVSMKTWGDREDAAYDAAGLENFVVLKSLKEKRGIVTGNLTTPYIFTFSNLKDGAVKVDYPKGMTAGGFLDLWQRPVADLGLTGPDKGQGGTYIICGPSDNPDKYKGQADFIVQSETNNFFIGLRILEADPSAVDKFKSNLKLGKVGTKLKDASFIEDKDVEWSATAPRDLDYWKKLHTIINEEPVREQDKAWIAMIKPLGIEIGKPFNPTARQKENLMKGLKMGELMLRNLQTNPRFSEPYWAGTNWYKSFDFNIPQANEMMVYLDERAVWYYEAVSSTKGMVEPSPGYGQIYMTSKRDQNGDLLRADQTYKLHVPADVPVDQFWSVTLYSEDTRRPYDNGGTEIADIGINSRRKDVTYNKDGSIDIYIGAERPEGVNPANYLKTVGDDGWFIYFRLYAPREAFFDKSFQLPDWEKITSGLSK, from the coding sequence ATGAAATTGAAAAGTGTTCAACTACTAGGAGCTTCCCTGTTATTACAAATGAGTGCATCTTCAATCTATGCACAAACGCCATTATCAAAAGCATCACTGAAAGGTGATGAAATTATTGAAACTGTATATGGTGATATCGAACTAGAAAATAACTTTATCAACAAAGGTTCGGAGGAACTGTTTGATGCAATGGATTTTCAAAGAGCTTCTCAAGCTTATATCTGGTCTACTCCAATTGTTTCTATGAAAACTTGGGGCGATAGAGAAGATGCAGCGTATGATGCTGCAGGCCTTGAAAATTTTGTGGTATTAAAATCATTAAAAGAGAAAAGAGGCATTGTTACAGGTAACTTAACTACCCCTTATATTTTCACTTTTTCTAATCTAAAAGATGGAGCAGTAAAAGTTGATTATCCTAAAGGAATGACAGCAGGAGGTTTCTTGGATCTTTGGCAAAGACCTGTTGCTGATCTTGGTCTAACAGGACCAGATAAAGGACAAGGTGGTACTTACATCATCTGTGGCCCTAGTGATAATCCGGATAAGTATAAAGGTCAAGCTGATTTTATTGTTCAGTCAGAAACGAATAACTTTTTTATCGGATTAAGAATATTAGAAGCGGACCCGAGTGCTGTTGATAAATTTAAATCAAACCTTAAGCTAGGTAAAGTAGGTACAAAATTAAAAGATGCATCATTTATTGAAGATAAGGATGTAGAGTGGTCTGCTACTGCTCCAAGAGATTTAGACTATTGGAAAAAACTTCATACCATCATTAATGAAGAACCAGTAAGAGAGCAAGACAAAGCTTGGATTGCTATGATTAAGCCTTTAGGTATAGAAATAGGAAAACCATTTAACCCTACAGCAAGACAAAAAGAAAACCTAATGAAAGGGTTAAAGATGGGTGAGTTGATGTTAAGAAACCTACAAACAAATCCAAGGTTTAGTGAACCATATTGGGCTGGAACGAATTGGTATAAATCATTTGATTTTAATATTCCTCAAGCAAATGAAATGATGGTCTATTTGGATGAAAGAGCAGTTTGGTACTATGAGGCAGTAAGTTCTACAAAAGGGATGGTAGAGCCTTCACCAGGTTATGGTCAGATTTATATGACTTCCAAAAGGGATCAAAATGGTGATTTATTAAGAGCTGATCAAACTTATAAGTTACATGTGCCAGCAGACGTACCGGTTGATCAATTCTGGTCTGTGACTTTATATAGCGAAGATACGCGTAGACCGTATGATAATGGAGGAACAGAGATCGCCGATATCGGAATCAACTCTAGAAGAAAAGATGTTACTTATAATAAAGACGGTTCGATTGATATTTATATAGGTGCTGAACGTCCTGAAGGAGTAAATCCTGCGAACTACTTAAAGACAGTAGGAGATGATGGATGGTTTATTTATTTCAGATTATATGCTCCAAGAGAAGCATTTTTCGACAAATCATTCCAATTACCAGATTGGGAAAAAATCACTTCAGGTTTAAGTAAATAA
- a CDS encoding BLUF domain-containing protein — protein MYCLCYISTRKHDLDDDILKQILLHSRENNRFRNLTGILVLLKDKFIQILEGDENDVNDIYNKIMKDNRHQYVQKVYSGEIEKRNFKTWAMAFHEIHWDDLEDAGLVKEYDKSISLEQYLKEKDHYIIEFLKSYNGINELQLNLPS, from the coding sequence ATGTACTGCCTTTGCTATATAAGCACTAGAAAGCATGATCTTGACGATGACATACTAAAACAGATTCTTCTTCATAGTAGAGAAAATAACCGATTCAGGAACCTTACAGGTATTTTAGTACTTCTAAAAGACAAATTCATTCAAATACTAGAAGGCGATGAAAATGATGTCAATGATATTTATAACAAAATCATGAAAGATAACCGACATCAGTATGTTCAAAAGGTCTATTCTGGTGAGATTGAAAAACGTAATTTTAAAACTTGGGCCATGGCCTTCCACGAAATACATTGGGACGATCTAGAAGATGCCGGACTGGTAAAAGAATACGATAAAAGTATTTCTCTAGAACAATACCTCAAAGAAAAAGACCATTACATTATTGAGTTCCTTAAGTCTTATAATGGAATTAATGAGCTCCAATTGAATTTGCCAAGCTAA
- a CDS encoding helix-turn-helix transcriptional regulator, whose translation MQELKIKTGSVRSTIQQLESAFNITPSEDNKLLINNNLVKIDYQWFTPFQGIEIGLHKVAFKEDFKIEIIDGNEKEKYIYFQFDYSNNIAPKSTEEASKLLSTSTNLMSMQSTNIPLEMKANKGDISEWVSVRVSEDHFNNYMSHMKEHIGKVFDIDNPWIIYDIIPTNVQILIDELFSVNDEMTPPRKNSIILSRTAEIIGTFLDMIIRRNQGDVQNNNMHIEDIRRMHSIKGELTQLMDKTPSLNSLAEKYGVSLSKLKRDFESAFGTTIPRFHLNYRLELSYKMLSQKNISVTEVSRHFGFKSISNFSENFKDKFQATPKEIASLHQKN comes from the coding sequence ATGCAAGAACTTAAAATAAAAACTGGGTCGGTTAGAAGCACTATACAACAATTAGAATCGGCATTCAATATCACCCCATCAGAAGATAATAAATTATTGATCAATAATAATTTAGTGAAGATTGATTACCAATGGTTCACTCCATTTCAAGGTATCGAAATAGGGTTGCATAAAGTGGCTTTTAAAGAGGATTTCAAAATCGAGATTATCGATGGTAATGAGAAAGAAAAATATATCTACTTCCAATTTGATTACTCAAATAATATCGCTCCTAAATCAACAGAAGAGGCGTCAAAGTTATTGTCAACATCAACAAATTTGATGAGTATGCAGAGCACTAATATCCCTCTAGAAATGAAAGCCAATAAAGGTGACATTAGTGAGTGGGTCTCTGTTAGAGTCTCTGAAGACCATTTCAATAATTATATGTCGCATATGAAGGAACACATTGGGAAGGTTTTCGATATTGATAACCCATGGATCATTTATGATATCATACCTACAAATGTTCAAATCTTAATCGATGAATTATTTTCTGTGAATGATGAAATGACTCCACCACGAAAAAATAGTATCATTTTATCTCGTACAGCAGAAATCATTGGGACTTTTTTGGATATGATCATTAGAAGAAACCAAGGAGATGTACAAAATAATAATATGCATATCGAGGATATTAGACGAATGCATTCTATTAAAGGTGAGTTAACACAACTGATGGATAAAACTCCTTCACTTAATTCATTGGCTGAGAAGTATGGAGTATCACTTTCTAAACTAAAAAGAGATTTCGAAAGTGCTTTTGGTACAACTATACCTAGGTTTCATTTAAACTATAGATTAGAACTTTCTTATAAGATGTTATCACAAAAAAATATCTCTGTCACAGAAGTATCTAGACATTTTGGGTTCAAGAGTATTTCGAATTTTTCTGAAAACTTTAAAGATAAATTTCAGGCCACTCCTAAAGAAATTGCCTCACTTCATCAAAAAAATTAG